The proteins below are encoded in one region of Zerene cesonia ecotype Mississippi chromosome 26, Zerene_cesonia_1.1, whole genome shotgun sequence:
- the LOC119837091 gene encoding probable sodium-coupled neutral amino acid transporter 6 — MKLPRIFESHGSVATKPTHVAMYHDRYTAGETTGGLSVLFTVLCIIDLFGVFPVVALPKSIISCGLYGIPLVFAVVALQLYTAVLLGRSWILAHDISPNIREKSRFPYAAVAELAFGKATRSIVTFLIDATVFSAGVPNFIFASQSMQLFWWKITDGDVRVTYCVWMVVIGLLLCPVMWLGSPKDMKPIAVTSVFIVTTVAVSTWTCIITDDSSPPASGDVLEYLPSTRDFLVAYGIMVYQFDIHPMLLTLQVDMKDSRRIHTAVLGGFAVTGFMFTVTSFLAANRYGNNVESNILQGMPPSITLYIVALLVTLQLCLSSAVGNSALFQHIEDLLKIPREFCLRRCLIRSSIIALAVFLGESVPRFDLVMGLIGSTLTGPLMFIFPPLFFLRLCYKKSLLTKSEVLPDEKILLIDNNNGFRNDIVLSKPPRLCESFSTRYNTFKTTLKRMGTDEMEEYNIKWYDIVLAVIVMLLGILATLLATYSSWSDAIMSATFSTPCLINATAAARSFIERTT, encoded by the exons ATGAAATTACCCCGAATCTTCGAAAGCCACGGTTCCGTTGCCACCAAGCCAACCCATGTGGCTATGTACCATGACAGGTACACTGCAGGGGAGACTACTGGAGGCCTCAGTGTCCTCTTCACTGTGTTATGCATCATAGACCTGTTTGGGGTGTTCCCTGTGGTCGCTCTGCCGAAGAGCATCATATCTTGTG GTCTATATGGAATACCGCTGGTATTCGCAGTTGTTGCTCTACAACTTTATACTGCGGTTTTACTCGGCAGGAGCTGGATTCTCGCGCATGATATCTCCCCAAATATCAGAGAAAAAAGTCG GTTTCCATATGCAGCAGTGGCAGAACTAGCTTTTGGGAAAGCCACCCGCAGTATTGTTACGTTCCTCATAGACGCGACCGTGTTCAGCGCTGGCGTTcccaattttatatttg CATCTCAAAGCATGCAGTTGTTTTGGTGGAAGATAACAGATGGTGATGTGAGAGTAACGTACTGCGTGTGGATGGTCGTCATTGGTCTACTGCTGTGTCCAGTCATGTGGCTTGGATCACCCAAGGACATGAA ACCTATAGCAGTAACATCAGTATTTATAGTAACGACAGTAGCTGTATCGACATGGACTTGCATCATCACAGACGACTCCTCGCCCCCCGCGTCGGGAGACGTGTTGGAGTATCTCCCCAGTACAAGGGACTTCCTTGTAGCGTATGGGATTATGGTTTATCAG TTCGACATCCACCCCATGTTGCTGACCCTACAAGTGGATATGAAAGATAGCCGGCGCATCCACACGGCCGTGCTCGGCGGGTTCGCGGTCACTGGCTTTATGTTCACCGTCACTTCGTTCCTCGCGGCTAACAGATATGGGAATAACGTCGAGAGTAATATATTGCAAG GCATGCCACCCTCGATAACTCTGTACATAGTGGCGCTGCTGGTGACCCTGCAGCTCTGCCTCTCCAGCGCTGTCGGCAACTCCGCGCTCTTTCAGCATATTGAAGACTTGCTGAAGATACCCAGAG AGTTCTGCTTGCGACGCTGTCTAATCCGCTCCAGTATTATAGCATTAGCAGTGTTCCTAGGAGAATCGGTACCAAGATTCGACCTGGTTATGGGTTTAATAGGCTCAACACTTACAGGCCCgctaatgtttattttcccgccgttatttttcttaagactctgttataaaaaatcgCTTTTGACAAAAAGCGAAGTGTTGCCAGATGAGAAAATACTGCTCATAGACAACAACAACGGATTTAGGAATGATATTGTGCTGTCAAAACCGCCGCGCCTGTGCGAATCTTTCAGCACAAGATATAACACGTTCAAGACGACTCTTAAACGAATGGGTACAGATGAAATggaagaatataatataaaatggtatGACATCGTTCTGGCTGTGATAGTAATGCTGTTAGGTATTTTAGCGACTCTGTTAGCCACGTATTCAAGCTGGTCAGACGCCATCATGTCAGCGACGTTTTCGACGCCATGTCTGATCAACGCAACCGCCGCCGCACGAAGCTTTATCGAAAGAACTACATAA
- the LOC119837090 gene encoding malonate--CoA ligase ACSF3, mitochondrial — translation MAMELTTRFRSFHRLFQKPLGIVSYQRCSHTVPKENPNPDLLNSFNQDIKAGGVVPVFRRALLFPSRVAVQDEQGSYTYAGLYQAANELSQDIAAQLLGEKERTISYMCGNNASHIIVQWAIWMTGNIAVPLTPIHPPDMLKYFISDSDSSLIICTQEHEDLLRPIVQEFSKPLLVSNRVKNDKEDIPDSWKPEAGLSEAGPNNRWYGGKDAMLIYTSGTTSKPKGVVWTHSMLSTQIAALHTAWQYSAHDVVLHTLPLHHIHGQLNSLNASLAAGAKVRMLASFASHAVWAQLVGAAEARVSVFHGVPAMYARLAADHANMFTDDKTKEYVRSTLSKMRLMCAGSAPLPETLFNKWEEISGIRLLERYGMSEVGMALSNPYRPAGARAVGRVGAPLPGVAARIALAAGARLEPLLTVDCDVPDTQINLDRLGFTKNTPEENNWKPAKVTVHKESENGVYEGELLLKGPNVFTRYWNRAPSLTSSDFTEDGWFRTGDIASYSEGSFRIMGRSSVDIIKTSGYKVSALQVESAILEHPNIADAAVLGIEDENYGEIIASVVVTKDKKEITLKELREVAGKKLAPYQLPRTLLVVETMPRNVMGKLDKKEIKRLFGKQLVYKKS, via the exons atggcaaTGGAACTTACGACAAGATTTCGTAGTTTTCACCGGCTTTTTCAAAAACCACTTGGAATAGTATCATACCAAAGGTGTTCTCATACTGTTCCAAAAGAAAACCCCAATCCTGATTTATTGAATTCATTCAATCAAGATATTAAAGCTG gtGGAGTTGTGCCAGTATTCCGTAGGGCACTATTGTTTCCATCGAGAGTTGCCGTGCAGGATGAACAGGGATCATACACATATGCAGGGTTATACCAAGCTGCCAATGAACTCAGTCAGGATATTGCAGCCCAActtt TGGGCGAAAAAGAAAGGACAATTTCATACATGTGTGGTAACAATGCCTCACATATCATCGTACAATGGGCCATCTGGATGACAGGAAACATTG CTGTCCCATTAACACCAATCCACCCACCAGAcatgcttaaatatttcatcagcGACAGTGATTCCAGCCTCATCATATGTACTCAAGAACATGAAGACTTGCTCCGTCCTATAGTTCAGGAATTCTCGAAGCCGCTATTGGTATCAAATAgagttaaaaatgataaagaaGATATACCAGATAGTTGGAAGCCGGAAGCTGGTTTGAGCGAAGCAGGACCGAATAACCGGTGGTATGGGGGAAAGGACGCTATGTTGATCTATACAAGTG GTACAACAAGCAAGCCCAAAGGCGTAGTGTGGACTCACAGCATGCTGAGTACCCAGATCGCAGCGCTGCATACAGCCTGGCAGTATTCAGCGCACGATGTTGTGTTGCACACATTGCCGCTGCATCACATACACGGGCAGCTCAATTCGTTGAACGCGTCTCTGGCTGCTGGAGCTAA AGTGCGCATGCTGGCGTCGTTCGCATCGCACGCGGTGTGGGCGCAGCTGGTGGGCGCGGCGGAGGCGCGCGTGTCCGTGTTCCACGGCGTGCCCGCCATGTACGCGCGCCTCGCCGCCGACCACGCCAACATGTTCACGG ATGACAAGACCAAAGAGTACGTGAGGTCTACTCTCAGTAAGATGCGGCTCATGTGCGCGGGGTCCGCGCCGCTGCCCGAGACGCTGTTCAACAAATGGGAGGAG ATATCCGGCATCCGGCTGCTCGAGCGGTACGGCATGTCGGAAGTGGGCATGGCGCTCAGCAACCCGTACCGGCCggcgggcgcgcgcgcggTGGGCCGCGTGGGCGCGCCGCTGCCGGGCGTGGCCGCCCGCATCGCGCTCGCGGCCGGCGCCCGCCTCGAGCCCCTGCTCACTGTGGACTGCGATGTGCCCGACACGCAG ATTAATCTAGATCGATTGGGCTTCACAAAGAATACTCCAGAAGAGAATAATTGGAAACCGGCCAAAGTCACCGTGCACAAGGAAAGCGAAAATGGTGTCTATGAAGGAGAACTGCTTCTGAAGGGACCTAATGTATTTACAAG GTACTGGAACCGAGCGCCGAGCCTAACCTCGTCGGATTTCACAGAAGACGGCTGGTTCAGAACCGGAGACATCGCGTCCTACTCCGAAGGGTCCTTCCGTATCATGGGCAGGTCCTCTGTGGACATCATCAAGACAAGCGGCTACAAAGTCAGCGCCCTGCAAGTGGAATCGGCCATACTGGAACACCCCAATATAGCTGACGCCGCCGTTCTGGGCATTGAGGACGAGAATTATGGTGAAATCATCGCCTCCGTGGTGGTCACCAAGGACAAGAAGGAAATAACCCTGAAGGAGTTGAGGGAAGTCGCTGGGAAGAAGCTGGCGCCGTATCAGTTGCCCAGGACCCTGCTGGTGGTGGAAACTATGCCGAGGAACGTTATGGGGAAATTGGATAAGAAGGAAATTAAAAGATTGTTCGGGAAACAGCTGGTGTATAAGAAGTCTTAA
- the LOC119837092 gene encoding 26S proteasome regulatory subunit 8, protein MTLTKMEVDTVKGEGFRPYYITKIEELQLIVAEKSQNLRRLQAQRNELNAKVRMLREELQLLQEQGSYVGEVVKPMDKKKVLVKVHPEGKFVVDLDKNVDINDVTANCRVALRNESYTLHKILPNKVDPLVSLMMVEKVPDSTYEMVGGLDKQIKEIKEVIELPVKHPELFDALGIAQPKGVLLYGPPGTGKTLLARAVAHHTECTFIRVSGSELVQKFIGEGSRMVRELFVMAREHAPSIIFMDEIDSIGSSRIESGSGGDSEVQRTMLELLNQLDGFEATKNIKVIMATNRIDILDPALLRPGRIDRKIEFPPPNEEARLDILKIHSRKMNLTRGINLRKIAELMPGASGAEVKGVCTEAGMYALRERRVHVTQEDFEMAVAKVMQKDSEKNMSIKKLWK, encoded by the coding sequence ATGACTCTAACTAAAATGGAGGTGGACACCGTAAAGGGTGAAGGATTTCGCCCGTActacataacaaaaattgaAGAGTTGCAATTAATTGTTGCCGAAAAATCGCAGAATTTACGTCGTTTGCAAGCTCAACGAAATGAACTCAACGCCAAGGTACGTATGCTACGTGAAGAACTACAGCTCTTGCAAGAGCAAGGGTCATACGTTGGAGAAGTCGTAAAACCAATGGATAAGAAGAAAGTTCTGGTAAAGGTACATCCAGAAGGCAAGTTTGTTGTAGATCTTGACAAAAATGTTGATATAAATGATGTCACTGCCAACTGCCGTGTTGCTCTACGTAATGAGAGCTACactttacataaaattctaCCAAACAAAGTTGATCCTTTGGTATCTTTGATGATGGTTGAAAAGGTTCCAGATTCTACATATGAAATGGTAGGAGGTTTAGATAAACAAATCAAAGAGATAAAAGAAGTTATTGAACTGCCTGTGAAACACCCTGAGCTATTTGATGCTCTTGGTATTGCCCAACCTAAAGGAGTGCTCTTGTATGGGCCACCGGGTACTGGAAAGACCTTGTTAGCGAGAGCAGTGGCCCACCACACTGAATGTACATTCATCCGTGTTTCCGGTTCAGAGTTGGTGCAAAAGTTCATTGGTGAAGGTAGCCGTATGGTAAGAGAACTGTTCGTGATGGCCAGAGAGCATGCGCCATCCATTATTTTCATGGATGAAATTGACTCTATTGGTTCATCTCGTATTGAATCAGGCAGCGGAGGAGATTCTGAAGTACAAAGAACTATGTTGGAGTTGCTGAATCAACTGGATGGTTTTGAAGCCACAAAGAACATCAAAGTCATCATGGCCACCAACAGAATCGACATCCTTGATCCTGCTTTGCTGAGACCTGGCCGTATTGACAGGAAGATCGAGTTCCCCCCACCAAATGAAGAAGCTCGTTTGGATATCTTAAAAATTCATTCTCGGAAAATGAATTTGACTAGAGGTATCAATCTGCGCAAGATTGCCGAGTTAATGCCAGGTGCGTCTGGGGCGGAGGTGAAGGGAGTGTGCACTGAGGCTGGTATGTACGCCCTCAGGGAGAGACGAGTGCATGTCACTCAAGAAGACTTTGAAATGGCGGTTGCTAAAGTAATGCAGAAGGACTCTGAGAAGAATATGTCCATCAAGAAATTGTGGAAGTAG